In Kaistia algarum, the DNA window GTGATCCAGCCCGCGATTGAGCGTCACGCTGGCGACCATCGCCATCAAGATCGCCGGCAGCACGGCAACGATCGAAAACAGTCCCACAATGCGGATATGGAGGCGCGCTGCCGCCCTGCCTCGCCGTCGCGCCCGGATCAGCACGCCGACCTCGATCGCGGTCTCGATGAGGAGAACCACCGTCAGCAAGCCGTTGACGACCAGGGCCCAGAACACGACCTGCTCGGTCGGCTCGATCGGCGTCAGCCCCATCAACAGGAATAGCGAGGCGCAGGCGCTCGAAAGCGCAAGAATCACCGTGACATAGCCGGCGCCCCGAACGGTCAGGCGAAGACGCCTCGGCTGGCGCGGCTCGGCGGAGGCCGAGAGCGGCGATGGCGAATCAGCGACGACCGTCATCCGGAAAACCCCGGGGCAACGGCAGCGGACGAGCATGTGCGATTGAGTCTGGAGGCCGACATGCGGCGGAGACTGAGACCGAATTGCAACATCATTGTGGCGAAGCGGCAACAGCCACTTCGCCTGCTGATTTCCCGCAAACTCAACGCGACGAACGGATGACCTGGACGTCGAGGTCGCGGATCTTCTTCCTGAGCGTGTTGCGGTTGACGCCGAGGAGCTCCGCCGCCTTGATCTGGTTGCCGCGCGTCGCAGCCAGGGCCGTCGAGATCAGAGGATATTCCACCTCGCGCAGGATGCGGTGATAGAGGCCGGGAGGCGGCAATCCGTCGCCGAAGCCATGGAAATAGGCCGCCAGGTGCCGTTCCATCGAGCCGGCGAGCGTGTCCTCATTCGCCGATTCGGGCTGGGAGAGGTTGGCCGCCGGCTGGTCGAGCTCTGCCTCGATGATGTTCTCGGTGATCGTATCCTGCGGGTAGAGCGCGGCGAGGCGGCGGATCAGGTTTTCAAGTTCGCGCACATTGCCCGGCCAGCGATAGCGCTTCAACCGCTCGACCGCGGCCGGCTCGATCTGCTTGTTCGGGAGGCCTTCCTTCTCGACCAGCGTGAAGAAGTGGCGCACGAGATCGGGAATGTCCTCGGAACGCTCGCGCAGCCCCGGCAGACGGATCGGCACGACGTTGAGGCGGAAGAACAGATCCTCGCGGAAAAGGCCCTGGTTGATGAGGATCCGCAGGTCCTTGTTGGTCGCCGCCACGATGCGGACATCCGTTTTGATCGGAGTGCGCCCGCCCACCGTCGTATATTCGCCCTGCTGCAAGACGCGTAGCAGCCGCGTCTGCGCCTCCATCGGCATGTCGCCGATTTCGTCGAGGAAGAGCGTGCCGCCCTCGGCCTGCTCGAAGCGACCGGAGGAGCGGGCCTGCGCGCCGGTGAAGGCACCCTTCTCATGGCCGAACAGCTCGCTCTCGATCAAATCGCGCGGGATTGCGGCCATATTGATCGCGACGAACGGGCCGGTGCGCCGCTTGCCATAATCATGGAGTGCGCGGGCCACGAGCTCCTTGCCGGTGCCCGATTCGCCCGAGATCATGACGGTCAGGTCGGTCTGCATCAGGCGCGCCAGCACGCGGTAGATGTCCTGCATCGCCGGCGAGCGGCCGACGAGCGGAATGTTCTCGCCGCCCTCGTCGACGCGCGCATCCTGTCGGCGGAGCTTTGGCTCGGCGAGCGCGCGCCCGACGATCGAGATCAGTTCCTTCAGATCGAACGGCTTGGGCAGATATTCATAGGCGCCCTTCTCGGAGGCGCGGATTGCCGTCATGAACGTGTTCTGCGCGCTCATGACGATGACGGGCAATTCCGGCCGCGCTCGCTTGATGCGGGGCAGCAGGTCGAAGGCGTTTTCATCCGGCATGATGACGTCGGTAATGACGAGGTCGCCTTCGCCCTGGCTCACCC includes these proteins:
- the ntrC gene encoding nitrogen regulation protein NR(I); this translates as MPIGNILVADDDAAIRTVLNQALSRAGYEVRLTSNAATLWRWVSQGEGDLVITDVIMPDENAFDLLPRIKRARPELPVIVMSAQNTFMTAIRASEKGAYEYLPKPFDLKELISIVGRALAEPKLRRQDARVDEGGENIPLVGRSPAMQDIYRVLARLMQTDLTVMISGESGTGKELVARALHDYGKRRTGPFVAINMAAIPRDLIESELFGHEKGAFTGAQARSSGRFEQAEGGTLFLDEIGDMPMEAQTRLLRVLQQGEYTTVGGRTPIKTDVRIVAATNKDLRILINQGLFREDLFFRLNVVPIRLPGLRERSEDIPDLVRHFFTLVEKEGLPNKQIEPAAVERLKRYRWPGNVRELENLIRRLAALYPQDTITENIIEAELDQPAANLSQPESANEDTLAGSMERHLAAYFHGFGDGLPPPGLYHRILREVEYPLISTALAATRGNQIKAAELLGVNRNTLRKKIRDLDVQVIRSSR